From Lolium perenne isolate Kyuss_39 chromosome 5, Kyuss_2.0, whole genome shotgun sequence, a single genomic window includes:
- the LOC127300456 gene encoding uncharacterized protein, with the protein MARSRKTRAKTKTPPAVSPPPPETPQAAVAGISVLSEDDLRDILRRLSLADLLRAALACHRWRRVAAGCLPRAAPLLGYFFQPVKASLPAPIRETKGAHYDAVFTPLDASSPRLSLDFAPDASRYELLDCHEGLLVLEPTASGPKAIHRRLLVLDPATHRRALLPPPPRDTVPDDRRWRSSRYYIGSALLSRAHPSKLCFEAVCFAIDGRHPRVWLASFDDGQCRWRSLPLAEQVVVDFDPYWFDSFCVHAAGKMYWHICNSDRVLALDAATLQFSYLQAPAGLPGICCKYRVGETPDGRLCVVTVEDQVLRLWVRGEIRSSDDGWILEREMNLRKVYDTVPGLPRDMRARVASIWVTDIDAGHKDRLFIQMLGYGRYSFDLNTGKLEPLPTKNGKEYGHPIFAYFLAWPPALLAAEY; encoded by the coding sequence ATGGCGCGGTCGCGGAAAACCAGAGCCAAAACCAAAACCCCACCGGCGGTTTCTCCCCCACCGCCGGAGACGCCACAAGCTGCGGTAGCGGGGATTTCCGTCCTATCCGAGGACGACCTGCGCGATATCCTCCGCCGCCTCTCCCTCGCCGACCTCCTCCGCGCCGCCCTCGCCTGCCACCGCTGGCGCCGGGTCGCCGCAGGCTGCCTGCCCCGCGCCGCTCCCCTCCTCGGCTACTTCTTCCAGCCCGTCAAAGCCTCTCTCCCGGCGCCCATCAGGGAAACCAAGGGAGCGCACTACGACGCCGTGTTCACCCCCCTCGACGCCTCCTCGCCGCGCCTCTCCCTCGACTTCGCCCCGGACGCCTCCCGCTACGAGCTGCTGGACTGCCACGAAGGCCTCCTGGTTCTCGAGCCGACCGCATCGGGCCCCAAGGCGATCCAccgccgcctcctcgtcctcgaccCGGCCACCCACCGCCGCGCTcttctcccgccgccgccgcgggacaCGGTGCCCGACGACCGCCGATGGCGCAGCTCCAGGTACTACATCGGCTCCGCGCTTCTCTCCCGCGCGCACCCGAGCAAGCTCTGCTTCGAGGCCGTCTGCTTCGCCATCGACGGCAGGCACCCGCGCGTCTGGCTCGCGTCCTTCGACGACGGCCAGTGCCGCTGGCGCTCGCTCCCGTTGGCCGAGCAGGTCGTGGTCGATTTCGACCCCTACTGGTTCGATAGCTTCTGCGTGCACGCTGCCGGGAAGATGTACTGGCACATCTGCAACTCGGATCGCGTCCTCGCGCTGGACGCTGCCACGCTGCAGTTCTCCTACCTGCAAGCGCCGGCGGGCCTGCCGGGGATCTGCTGCAAGTACCGCGTCGGGGAGACGCCTGACGGGCGGCTGTGCGTCGTGACCGTGGAGGACCAGGTCCTGCGGCTCTGGGTGCGCGGGGAGATCAGGTCCAGCGACGACGGGTGGATTCTGGAGAGGGAGATGAATCTTCGCAAGGTGTACGACACGGTGCCGGGCCTGCCCAGGGACATGAGGGCCAGGGTAGCAAGCATCTGGGTCACCGACATCGACGCGGGGCACAAAGATAGGCTGTTCATCCAGATGTTGGGATACGGGCGCTACTCGTTCGATCTCAACACCGGGAAGCTGGAGCCCCTTCCGACCAAGAATGGTAAAGAGTATGGGCATCCCATCTTTGCCTACTTCCTGGCCTGGCCGCCTGCCTTGCTCGCTGCAGAGTACTGA